A single genomic interval of Streptomyces sp. 1222.5 harbors:
- a CDS encoding PQQ-binding-like beta-propeller repeat protein, with amino-acid sequence MTQPPNQPSQDGFGAPQGKSPQEQPPQGGGFGPPQAPPAQPGFGAPATPPPPQQPPAGPPQPQPGYGYPQQPGPYGAPPAPGTPGPYGAPAAPGTPGPYGHPQQQAGPYGAVPQPGYGYPQQPPYPGAPQGGGPGSSKKPLLIIGAAVAALLVVGGTVYALSGDHDGGKKPVAQQSDDPKHSASAEPTRSTGGTDGDDPENLNEGRRAGEAKVLWYKSAPDAPGSGADAPGMWVTGDTAVKAAYKQLFAFGAADGRTAWGPIDFPQKICAATPQAAGGTVVVAYMNGSGDRAKCNQLQQIDLATGKKGWSGEVADGGLFDSSLSVELTVSGRTLMVGRSQSGTAYDITSGKKLYDKKKYGAACFPTAFAGGTGRLVQVASCAAGTDKEHDEIQELDPATGKVRWTQPVKKGWRVTRTYSVDPLVVYLTNQDKKAWNISTFTKDGKFRSEVKVNEKFAPRCGWAILERDLQGCQGVAVDADTLYLPTDSLSSANEIVAIGLADGKEKWRTKSPAEEPMAPLKIDGGKLIAYVQPSYDAGGQVVSIPVAGSSHKPTKLLQNPQGAADAEDAFYNGVVDWVDGRFFISSGRLSGNDQSKEKLMMAFGN; translated from the coding sequence ATGACTCAGCCGCCCAACCAGCCGTCGCAGGACGGTTTTGGAGCGCCGCAGGGGAAGTCGCCGCAGGAGCAGCCGCCCCAGGGCGGCGGATTCGGGCCCCCGCAGGCGCCCCCGGCCCAGCCCGGCTTCGGCGCACCCGCCACGCCGCCTCCGCCGCAGCAGCCGCCCGCGGGCCCCCCGCAGCCCCAGCCCGGTTACGGCTACCCGCAGCAGCCGGGCCCGTACGGCGCCCCGCCCGCACCGGGCACCCCGGGCCCGTACGGCGCACCCGCCGCACCCGGCACCCCCGGCCCCTACGGTCACCCGCAGCAGCAGGCGGGCCCCTACGGCGCCGTGCCGCAGCCCGGGTACGGCTACCCGCAGCAGCCGCCGTACCCCGGCGCGCCCCAGGGCGGCGGGCCGGGATCCAGCAAGAAACCGCTGCTGATCATCGGTGCCGCGGTGGCCGCGCTGCTCGTCGTCGGAGGCACCGTCTACGCGCTCAGCGGCGACCACGACGGCGGGAAGAAGCCCGTCGCCCAGCAGAGCGACGACCCCAAGCACTCCGCCTCGGCGGAGCCCACCCGGTCCACCGGTGGCACCGACGGCGACGACCCGGAGAACCTCAACGAGGGTCGCCGGGCGGGCGAGGCGAAGGTGCTCTGGTACAAGTCCGCGCCCGACGCCCCCGGTTCCGGCGCCGACGCACCCGGCATGTGGGTCACCGGCGACACCGCGGTGAAGGCGGCCTACAAGCAGCTCTTCGCCTTCGGCGCGGCCGACGGCAGGACCGCCTGGGGTCCGATCGACTTCCCGCAGAAGATCTGCGCGGCCACCCCTCAGGCGGCCGGCGGCACGGTCGTCGTGGCGTACATGAACGGCTCGGGTGACCGGGCCAAGTGCAACCAGCTCCAGCAGATCGACCTGGCGACGGGCAAGAAGGGCTGGAGCGGTGAGGTCGCCGACGGCGGCCTGTTCGACAGCTCGCTCTCCGTCGAACTGACCGTGAGCGGCAGGACGCTGATGGTCGGCCGCTCGCAGTCGGGCACGGCGTACGACATCACCAGCGGCAAGAAGCTGTACGACAAGAAGAAGTACGGCGCGGCCTGCTTCCCGACCGCCTTCGCGGGCGGCACCGGCCGGCTGGTCCAGGTGGCCTCCTGCGCGGCCGGCACCGACAAGGAGCACGACGAGATCCAGGAGCTGGATCCGGCCACCGGCAAGGTGCGGTGGACCCAGCCGGTCAAGAAGGGCTGGCGGGTCACCAGGACGTACTCCGTCGACCCGCTCGTGGTCTACCTGACCAACCAGGACAAGAAGGCGTGGAACATCTCCACCTTCACCAAGGACGGCAAGTTCCGTTCGGAGGTCAAGGTCAATGAGAAGTTCGCGCCCCGCTGCGGCTGGGCGATCCTCGAACGCGACCTCCAGGGCTGCCAGGGCGTCGCGGTCGACGCCGACACCCTGTACCTGCCCACGGACTCCCTCAGCAGCGCCAACGAGATCGTCGCGATCGGCCTCGCCGACGGCAAGGAGAAGTGGCGGACCAAGTCCCCGGCCGAGGAGCCGATGGCCCCGCTGAAGATCGACGGCGGCAAGCTCATCGCGTACGTGCAGCCGTCGTACGACGCGGGCGGCCAGGTGGTGTCGATCCCGGTCGCGGGCTCCTCCCACAAGCCCACCAAGCTGCTGCAGAATCCGCAGGGCGCGGCCGACGCCGAGGACGCCTTCTACAACGGTGTCGTCGACTGGGTGGACGGGCGGTTCTTCATCTCCTCCGGCCGGCTGTCCGGAAACGACCAGTCCAAGGAGAAGCTGATGATGGCCTTCGGCAACTGA
- a CDS encoding ABC-F family ATP-binding cassette domain-containing protein, producing MAVNLVNVENVSKVYGTRALLDGVSLGVSEGDRIGVVGRNGDGKTTLIRMLAKLEEADSGRVTHSGGLRLGVLTQHDSLDPSATVRHEVIGDMADHEWAGNAKVRDVLTGLFGGLDLPGFPKGLDTVIGPLSGGERRRIALAKLLIEEQDLVVLDEPTNHLDVEGIAWLARHLQTRRSALVCVTHDRWFLDQVSTRMWDVQRGDVFEYEGGYSDYVFARAERERIAATEEAKRQNLVRKELAWLRRGAPARTSKPRFRVEAANELIADVPPPRDSAELMKFASSRLGRTVFDLEDVTVQAGPKVLLQHVTWQLGPGDRIGLVGVNGAGKTSLLRAMAEAARTEGEAQPVGGRVAVGKTVKLAYLSQEVAELDPALRVLEAVQQVRERVDLGKGREMTAGQLCETFGFSKEKQWTPVGDLSGGERRRLQLLRLLMDEPNVLFLDEPTNDLDIETLTQLEDVLDGWPGSMIVISHDRFFVERTTDRVFALLGDGALRMLPRGIDEYLERRRRMEEEVAAQSPAAAPKPAGTEKSAADQRAAKKELQKIERQLDKISEKETKLHAQIAENATDFGKVAELDAQLRDLAGEREELELRWLELAEDA from the coding sequence ATGGCCGTCAACCTGGTCAATGTCGAGAACGTCAGCAAGGTGTACGGCACCCGTGCCCTGCTCGACGGCGTCTCGCTCGGTGTGTCGGAAGGGGACCGGATCGGGGTCGTCGGCCGCAACGGCGACGGCAAGACCACCCTCATCCGGATGCTCGCCAAGCTGGAGGAGGCCGACAGCGGACGGGTCACCCACTCCGGCGGGCTGCGCCTCGGCGTACTCACCCAGCACGACTCCCTCGACCCGTCCGCCACCGTCCGCCACGAGGTCATCGGCGACATGGCCGACCACGAGTGGGCCGGCAACGCCAAGGTCCGGGACGTGCTGACCGGACTGTTCGGCGGCCTGGACCTGCCCGGCTTCCCCAAGGGCCTCGACACGGTCATCGGACCGCTCTCCGGTGGCGAGCGGCGCCGTATCGCGCTCGCCAAGCTGCTCATCGAGGAGCAGGACCTGGTCGTCCTCGACGAGCCCACCAACCACCTCGACGTCGAGGGCATCGCCTGGCTCGCCCGGCACCTGCAGACCCGGCGCTCGGCGCTCGTCTGCGTCACCCACGACCGGTGGTTCCTGGACCAGGTCTCCACCCGCATGTGGGACGTGCAGCGCGGCGACGTCTTCGAGTACGAGGGCGGCTACTCCGACTACGTCTTCGCCCGCGCCGAGCGCGAGCGCATCGCCGCCACGGAGGAGGCCAAGCGGCAGAACCTGGTCCGCAAGGAGCTGGCCTGGCTGCGGCGCGGCGCCCCCGCGCGTACCTCCAAGCCGCGGTTCCGCGTGGAAGCAGCCAACGAGCTGATCGCGGACGTGCCGCCGCCCCGGGACAGCGCCGAGCTGATGAAGTTCGCCTCCTCGCGGCTGGGCAGGACCGTCTTCGACCTGGAAGACGTCACCGTGCAGGCCGGCCCGAAGGTGCTGCTGCAGCACGTCACCTGGCAGCTCGGCCCCGGCGACCGGATCGGTCTCGTCGGCGTCAACGGCGCCGGCAAGACCTCCCTGCTGCGCGCCATGGCAGAAGCGGCCCGCACGGAGGGCGAGGCGCAGCCCGTGGGCGGGCGCGTCGCCGTCGGAAAGACCGTCAAGCTCGCCTACCTCTCCCAGGAGGTCGCCGAACTCGACCCCGCCTTGCGGGTCCTCGAGGCCGTGCAGCAGGTCCGCGAGCGCGTCGACCTCGGCAAGGGCCGCGAGATGACCGCCGGTCAGCTGTGCGAGACGTTCGGCTTCAGCAAGGAGAAGCAGTGGACGCCGGTCGGGGACCTCTCCGGCGGTGAGCGCCGCCGGCTCCAGCTGCTGCGCCTCCTCATGGACGAGCCCAACGTCCTCTTCCTCGACGAGCCCACCAACGACCTCGACATCGAGACCCTCACCCAGCTCGAGGACGTCCTCGACGGCTGGCCCGGCTCGATGATCGTGATCTCCCACGACCGGTTCTTCGTCGAGCGCACCACCGACCGGGTCTTCGCCCTCCTGGGCGACGGCGCGCTGCGGATGCTGCCCCGCGGTATCGACGAGTACCTGGAGCGGCGCCGGCGCATGGAGGAGGAGGTCGCCGCGCAGTCCCCGGCCGCGGCGCCCAAGCCGGCCGGCACCGAGAAGAGCGCGGCCGACCAGCGGGCGGCGAAGAAGGAACTCCAGAAGATCGAGCGCCAGTTGGACAAGATCTCCGAGAAGGAGACCAAGCTGCACGCGCAGATCGCCGAGAACGCAACCGACTTCGGAAAGGTCGCCGAACTGGACGCCCAGCTGCGGGATCTCGCCGGGGAGCGTGAGGAACTGGAGCTGCGCTGGCTGGAACTCGCGGAGGACGCGTAA
- a CDS encoding 4-(cytidine 5'-diphospho)-2-C-methyl-D-erythritol kinase — MSVTVRVPAKVNVQLAVGAARPDGFHDLANVFLAVGLYDEVTVTPADELRVTCEGPDAHQVPLDRTNLAARAAVELAARRGIEPAVHIHIAKDIPVAGGMAGGSADGAGALLACDTLWGTGASRAELLALCAELGSDVPFSLVGGAALGVGRGERLTVLELGGTFHWVFAMAGRGLSTPAVFREFDRLAEGRDIPEPVASPDLMEALAKGDPDALASAVSNDLQPAALSLFPELADTLAAGRAAGALTALVSGSGPTTAFLTRDAGSAEKVAEALRASGTCRSVRTAAGPVAGATVI; from the coding sequence GTGAGCGTCACGGTCCGCGTCCCCGCCAAGGTCAACGTCCAGCTCGCGGTGGGCGCCGCCCGCCCCGACGGGTTCCACGACCTCGCCAACGTCTTCCTCGCCGTCGGCCTGTACGACGAGGTCACCGTCACCCCCGCCGACGAACTGCGCGTCACCTGCGAGGGCCCGGACGCCCACCAGGTCCCGCTGGACCGCACCAACCTCGCCGCGCGCGCCGCCGTCGAGCTCGCCGCCCGGCGGGGCATCGAACCGGCCGTGCACATCCACATCGCCAAGGACATCCCCGTCGCCGGCGGCATGGCGGGCGGCAGCGCGGACGGCGCGGGCGCGCTGCTCGCCTGCGACACGCTCTGGGGCACGGGCGCCTCCCGCGCGGAGCTCCTCGCGCTCTGCGCCGAACTGGGCAGCGACGTCCCGTTCAGCCTGGTCGGCGGGGCCGCCCTCGGTGTCGGGCGCGGCGAGCGGCTGACCGTGCTCGAACTCGGCGGCACGTTCCACTGGGTGTTCGCGATGGCCGGGCGCGGACTGTCCACGCCGGCGGTGTTCCGCGAGTTCGACCGGCTCGCCGAGGGCCGCGACATCCCCGAGCCGGTCGCCTCCCCCGACCTGATGGAGGCGCTCGCCAAGGGCGACCCGGACGCGCTGGCGTCGGCGGTCTCCAACGACCTCCAGCCGGCTGCCCTGTCCCTCTTCCCCGAACTGGCCGACACCCTGGCCGCCGGACGGGCCGCGGGCGCCCTGACCGCGCTCGTCTCCGGCTCCGGACCCACGACGGCCTTCCTCACGCGCGACGCCGGCTCGGCGGAGAAGGTGGCCGAGGCACTGCGCGCGTCCGGCACCTGCCGGTCGGTGCGGACGGCCGCGGGCCCGGTGGCCGGGGCGACCGTGATCTGA
- the rsmA gene encoding 16S rRNA (adenine(1518)-N(6)/adenine(1519)-N(6))-dimethyltransferase RsmA encodes MSSPTPDALLGPADIRELAAALGVRPTKQRGQNFVIDANTVRRIVRTAEVRPDDVAVEVGPGLGSLTLALLEAADRVTAVEIDDVLAAALPATVAARMPERADRFALVHSDAMHVTELPGPAPTALVANLPYNVAVPVLLHMLETFPTIERTLVMVQAEVADRLAAAPGSKVYGVPSVKANWYAEVKRAGAIGRNVFWPAPNVDSGLVSLVRRTEPIRTTASRKQVFAVIDAAFAQRRKTLRAALAGWAGSAAAAEAALVAAGVSPQARGESLTVEEFARIAENAQPAA; translated from the coding sequence GTGAGCAGCCCCACCCCCGACGCCCTCCTCGGTCCGGCCGACATCCGCGAACTCGCGGCAGCCCTCGGTGTCCGTCCCACCAAGCAGCGCGGCCAGAACTTCGTGATCGACGCCAACACGGTCCGGCGTATCGTCCGGACCGCCGAGGTCCGTCCCGACGACGTCGCGGTGGAGGTCGGCCCGGGGCTCGGCTCCCTCACCCTCGCGCTGCTGGAGGCCGCCGACCGGGTCACCGCCGTCGAGATCGACGACGTCCTCGCCGCCGCGCTGCCCGCGACCGTCGCGGCACGCATGCCGGAGCGCGCCGACCGCTTCGCGCTGGTCCACTCCGACGCGATGCACGTCACCGAGCTGCCCGGCCCCGCGCCCACCGCCCTGGTGGCGAACCTGCCCTACAACGTCGCCGTGCCCGTCCTGCTGCACATGCTCGAGACCTTCCCCACCATCGAGCGGACCCTGGTGATGGTGCAGGCCGAGGTCGCCGACCGGCTCGCCGCCGCGCCGGGCTCCAAGGTGTACGGCGTGCCGTCGGTCAAGGCCAACTGGTACGCCGAGGTGAAGCGGGCCGGCGCCATCGGCCGCAACGTCTTCTGGCCCGCGCCCAACGTCGACAGCGGACTGGTCTCCCTCGTCCGCCGGACCGAGCCGATCAGGACGACGGCCTCCCGCAAGCAGGTCTTCGCGGTGATCGACGCGGCCTTCGCGCAGCGCCGCAAGACCCTGCGCGCGGCACTCGCCGGCTGGGCCGGATCCGCCGCCGCCGCGGAGGCCGCCCTGGTCGCGGCCGGGGTCTCACCGCAGGCGCGCGGGGAGTCCCTCACGGTCGAGGAGTTCGCCCGCATCGCCGAGAACGCCCAGCCCGCCGCCTAG
- a CDS encoding resuscitation-promoting factor, whose product MSKSQYETYEAYGPYVAPAGPPGAPWPGLHEAETVPNGVPYEDTYRPAYEAAARASASTPAHELATEPLLPRQSGDTLVEHTHAPDEDTLVQIKDTDDQDTLVQDGYGDGSGRAARRRRARSTERPESAVRRLLPQALVVAFLAGGTTAFVAQDKAVELSVDGRQRSLHTFADDVGELLAEEGVHVGAHDMVAPAPGSALAGGDRIAVRYGRPVRLTLDGRRHEVWTTAGTVEGALHELGVRAEGAYLSASRSQSIGRAGLALDVRTERAVTIMADGRARTVRTNAATVREAIEDAGITLRGQDTLSVPADSFPRDGQTVTVLRVTGSREIREEQIPFGVRRTEDPSLFKGTEVVSEPGQPGLRRTTFLVRTVNGVRQKPRREKTEVVRLPRRRVVRVGTKPLPPSVHGADHLNWRALAACESGGRPHAVDASGTYGGLYQFDTHTWHSLGGRGRPQDAPAEEQTFRAKKLYVSRGATPWPACGRQLHG is encoded by the coding sequence GTGAGCAAGTCGCAGTACGAGACCTACGAGGCGTACGGCCCCTACGTCGCGCCGGCCGGCCCGCCCGGCGCTCCCTGGCCCGGCCTGCACGAGGCCGAGACCGTGCCGAACGGGGTGCCGTACGAGGACACGTACCGGCCCGCGTACGAGGCCGCGGCGCGGGCCTCGGCGTCCACACCGGCGCACGAGCTCGCGACCGAACCGCTGCTGCCGCGCCAGAGCGGCGACACCCTGGTCGAGCACACCCACGCGCCCGACGAGGACACCCTCGTACAGATCAAGGACACCGACGACCAGGACACCCTCGTACAGGACGGGTACGGCGACGGCAGCGGGCGGGCCGCGCGCCGGCGCAGGGCGCGCTCCACCGAGCGCCCGGAGTCCGCGGTGCGCCGCCTGCTGCCGCAGGCACTGGTCGTGGCCTTCCTGGCGGGCGGCACCACCGCCTTCGTCGCCCAGGACAAGGCGGTCGAGCTCAGCGTCGACGGCAGGCAGCGCAGCCTGCACACCTTCGCCGACGACGTCGGCGAACTGCTCGCCGAGGAGGGCGTGCACGTCGGCGCCCACGACATGGTCGCGCCCGCCCCCGGCAGCGCCCTCGCCGGCGGCGACCGGATCGCCGTGCGCTACGGACGCCCCGTACGGCTCACCCTGGACGGCCGCCGGCACGAGGTGTGGACGACCGCCGGCACCGTCGAGGGAGCGCTGCACGAACTGGGCGTGCGCGCCGAGGGCGCCTACCTGTCCGCCTCGCGCTCCCAGAGCATCGGACGCGCCGGACTCGCCCTCGACGTGCGCACCGAGCGGGCCGTCACGATCATGGCGGACGGCCGCGCGCGCACCGTCCGCACCAACGCCGCCACCGTCCGCGAGGCGATCGAGGACGCCGGGATCACCCTGCGCGGCCAGGACACCCTCTCCGTCCCCGCGGACAGCTTCCCGCGCGACGGGCAGACGGTGACCGTGCTGCGGGTGACCGGCAGCCGCGAGATCCGCGAGGAGCAGATCCCCTTCGGGGTCCGGCGGACCGAGGACCCCTCCCTGTTCAAGGGCACCGAGGTCGTCTCCGAACCCGGGCAGCCCGGACTGCGGCGGACCACCTTCCTCGTGCGCACCGTCAACGGGGTCCGGCAGAAGCCGCGCCGGGAGAAGACCGAGGTGGTGCGCCTGCCGCGCCGCCGGGTGGTCAGGGTCGGCACCAAGCCGCTGCCACCCTCCGTGCACGGCGCGGACCACCTGAACTGGCGCGCCCTCGCCGCCTGCGAGTCCGGCGGCCGGCCGCACGCCGTCGACGCCTCGGGCACGTACGGCGGGCTCTACCAGTTCGACACGCACACCTGGCACAGCCTCGGCGGTCGCGGCCGCCCGCAGGACGCCCCGGCCGAGGAACAGACCTTCCGGGCGAAGAAGCTGTACGTGAGCCGTGGCGCGACGCCCTGGCCGGCCTGCGGGAGACAGCTGCACGGGTAG